A window of Nocardiopsis sp. Huas11 genomic DNA:
GTCGGCGCGGTGGGCGGCCAGCGCGTTTCGCAGGGAGTCGAGGGCCCGCGTGCGGGTCGCGGGATCGACCTCGGAGAGCGGGCCGCGCACGGGTCCCATCTCCGACACGAAGGCCATCGCCTCGGCCATGTCGCCGCCCAGGCTGACCGGCTCCCGGACGGATTCGATCGCGATCTCGTCGAACCCGCCGGCCGCCAACAGCTCACGGGTCCGCCGCGGTTCGGCGAGCGAGTACGGCCCCGGGCCGTCGGTGTCCGGCGTCGGCAGCTCGACGAAGGGGGCCAGAGCGGCGCGCAGGGTGCGGGTCCAATCGATGTCCTGCGGCCGCTGCCAGCACAGGAAGGCCAGTCGCCCCCGAGGAGCCATGGCACGGGCGATGTTGCCGAACGCGGCGACGGGGTCGGCGAAGAACATCGTGCCGAACCGGCTGATCGCGGTGTCGAAGGCCGCCTCGGGGAAGGGATGGACCTGGGCGTCGGCCTCCTCGAAGCGCACGTGGTCCAGCCCTTGGCCGCCGGCCCGGCGCCGTGCGTGCTCCAGCAGGGGCCGCGAGAGATCGACGCCCACCGCCTCGCCCCCGCGGGCGGCCCGGGCGGCGGCGCACGTCGTCACTCCCGCACCGCAGCCGACATCGAGCACGCGCTGTTCGGCCGTGATCCCCGCCGCGTCCAGCAGGGGCGGGGTGTAGGCGGCCAGCATCTCGTCGTAGCGCAGGTACTGGGCCGCCCACCGGCGACCGTCATCGCCGTTCCACATCCGGGCCTGTTCGGTGTTGGCCACGGCCGGGCCCGGGCCGTCCGCCTCGGGAGTCGTGTGGGGCATGGTCACCTCTCCGGTCGTGCGGCCTGGGGCGACGGGCGACGGGCCCGTCGCCCCCACGCTGCCAGAGCGCGGGCCGACAGTCCACGCCCACCCGTCCTGGTGCCGTGCCCACATTGACCACGAGTCGAACGAACCGCGCACCGCCACCGCGGAGCGCACGTAAGGACCCACGGCAGGAATGGCCGGTTCCGGCAAGGAGGACGTCTGAGCGTCTGTTCCTTGGGATCATCTGTTGCGACCGAGCCGAACCCCCCTTCCGGAAGCGGTGCCATGCCCAGCCCTCTCCTCGATGACGACCCCGCCCAGGTCGGCCCCTACCGTCTCAGCGCACGCCTCGGCGGCGGCGGCATGGGACAGGTGTTCCTGGGCCACTCCCCCGGCGGGCACACGGTGGCGGTCAAGGTCGTGCGCCCCGAACTCGCCCAGGACGTGGACTTCCGGCGCCGCTTCGCCACCGAGGTCACGGCCGCTCGCAAGGTGGGCGGATTCTACACCGCCCAGGTCGTGGACGCCGACACCGACTCGACTCCGCCCTGGCTGGCCACCGCC
This region includes:
- a CDS encoding class I SAM-dependent methyltransferase, translating into MPHTTPEADGPGPAVANTEQARMWNGDDGRRWAAQYLRYDEMLAAYTPPLLDAAGITAEQRVLDVGCGAGVTTCAAARAARGGEAVGVDLSRPLLEHARRRAGGQGLDHVRFEEADAQVHPFPEAAFDTAISRFGTMFFADPVAAFGNIARAMAPRGRLAFLCWQRPQDIDWTRTLRAALAPFVELPTPDTDGPGPYSLAEPRRTRELLAAGGFDEIAIESVREPVSLGGDMAEAMAFVSEMGPVRGPLSEVDPATRTRALDSLRNALAAHRADDGVRVGSAAWLVTARRG